From the Blastopirellula marina genome, one window contains:
- a CDS encoding HNH endonuclease → MSALLERPTLVLNRNWQPVGVASVARSLTQVFCGTARIVDPHSYQLYTWEDWSNLAPGKDEPFISSQLLKVRIPEVVSLVNYDRIPRNTVTFSRRNVFKRDQYMCQYCGSRPGSEYLTIDHVVPRSQGGESSWENCVLACVDCNHRKANRTPAEAHMPMRKEPIRPRWTPVYAARRVRIESWSKFVSEAYWDTELDT, encoded by the coding sequence ATGTCGGCCCTTTTGGAGCGGCCTACGCTGGTCCTCAACCGCAACTGGCAGCCTGTCGGTGTGGCCTCGGTAGCTCGATCGTTGACGCAGGTCTTCTGCGGAACGGCTCGGATTGTCGACCCGCATAGCTACCAGCTGTACACGTGGGAGGATTGGTCGAACCTGGCCCCAGGCAAGGACGAGCCTTTCATTTCTTCGCAGCTTTTGAAGGTGCGGATCCCGGAAGTTGTCTCGCTGGTCAACTACGATCGCATTCCGCGAAACACGGTGACGTTCAGTCGTCGCAACGTGTTCAAGCGGGACCAGTACATGTGTCAGTACTGCGGATCACGGCCCGGCAGCGAGTACCTTACGATCGACCACGTTGTCCCGCGTAGCCAAGGGGGCGAGTCCTCTTGGGAGAACTGCGTGCTGGCCTGCGTCGACTGTAACCATCGCAAGGCGAACCGGACCCCCGCCGAGGCTCATATGCCGATGCGGAAGGAACCCATTCGGCCAAGGTGGACTCCGGTATATGCGGCCAGACGCGTCCGCATCGAGTCCTGGAGTAAGTTCGTTAGCGAAGCTTACTGGGACACCGAACTCGACACCTAA
- a CDS encoding MOSC domain-containing protein, which translates to MNLPPGQVVAVCLSTGGIPRLPVESAYLAETGFENDGHRYDEHYAPQRAVTLFGFAYLDQHERDALAFPPGSAGENITVKRLDLSLLKPGTQLAVGKAEIRLEKPWKPCHFKDATTGRTEPNDSQWKGWFASVVREGAIQPGDPIEIVSK; encoded by the coding sequence ATGAATTTGCCCCCAGGTCAAGTCGTTGCCGTTTGTCTGTCTACCGGTGGAATTCCGCGGCTTCCGGTCGAATCGGCCTATTTGGCCGAGACTGGCTTCGAGAATGATGGGCATCGTTACGACGAGCATTACGCCCCCCAGCGGGCGGTTACCCTCTTTGGATTTGCTTATCTTGATCAACATGAACGAGATGCTCTCGCGTTTCCGCCGGGCAGTGCAGGCGAGAATATCACGGTAAAACGACTCGACTTAAGCCTCCTGAAGCCGGGAACGCAACTTGCCGTGGGCAAAGCCGAAATTCGACTGGAGAAGCCCTGGAAGCCCTGTCACTTCAAAGATGCAACGACCGGTCGCACCGAGCCGAACGATTCGCAGTGGAAAGGATGGTTTGCCAGCGTCGTACGCGAGGGAGCCATTCAACCGGGCGATCCCATTGAAATCGTTTCCAAGTAG